The Gemmatimonadaceae bacterium genome window below encodes:
- a CDS encoding TetR/AcrR family transcriptional regulator has protein sequence MHAAPKSLPASERRSATVDAVVALAALHNPSEITTTAIARQMGLTQGALFKHFPTKDAVLQSVMEWVADSLLARVDKAVQSASSPLNALESLFLAHVQFVASHPGVPRIVFSELQRAKPSGARRVVDTLLRRYSERVSHLIRDAKVSGEVDEAIDAEAAAVLFVGTIQGLVMQSLMHGDASRILRDAPRVFVLYRRGIERAV, from the coding sequence GTGCACGCCGCTCCAAAATCCCTCCCCGCCAGCGAGCGACGATCGGCAACTGTTGACGCCGTAGTCGCGCTGGCTGCGCTCCACAATCCCAGCGAGATCACGACGACGGCGATCGCCCGGCAAATGGGTCTCACGCAAGGGGCGCTGTTCAAGCACTTCCCCACCAAGGACGCCGTGTTGCAGTCGGTTATGGAATGGGTCGCCGACAGTCTGCTGGCGCGTGTTGACAAGGCGGTGCAGTCAGCATCGTCACCCCTGAACGCGCTCGAATCGCTGTTCCTGGCCCATGTGCAGTTTGTGGCCTCGCACCCCGGTGTGCCGCGCATCGTATTCAGTGAACTGCAGCGCGCGAAACCGTCGGGGGCCAGGCGCGTGGTCGACACGTTGCTGCGGCGATACAGCGAGCGCGTCTCACACCTCATCCGCGATGCCAAAGTCAGTGGTGAAGTGGACGAGGCCATCGACGCCGAAGCGGCGGCAGTGCTATTTGTGGGCACCATTCAGGGCCTGGTGATGCAGTCGCTCATGCATGGCGATGCGTCGCGAATCCTGCGCGATGCCCCTCGCGTGTTCGTGCTCTATCGTCGCGGCATCGAGCGTGCCGTATGA
- a CDS encoding peptidylprolyl isomerase, with product MACSGTGLGRSSPHASRTALLLDPSNLEWRTPAPALSHLRFETTKGVFVLEVHRAWGPIGADRLYNLARLGYYDDTRFHRVRSGYIAQWGLHGDSAVNAAWRGRYLADDAPRSRNARGTFAFSYEGPGHENTRNTQIYVNLADNPRNDAEPFTILGTVVEGMAVLDSLYSGYGEESGSGVRQGKQGPLERGGNAFMDREYPKLDRIKRVTVTAK from the coding sequence ATGGCCTGCAGCGGCACCGGTCTTGGAAGGTCTTCGCCGCACGCGTCGCGCACGGCGTTGCTGTTGGACCCGTCAAATCTCGAATGGCGCACACCTGCGCCCGCACTGTCACACCTGCGCTTCGAGACCACCAAGGGCGTGTTCGTGCTGGAGGTGCACCGCGCCTGGGGACCCATCGGTGCCGACCGGCTCTACAATCTGGCGCGCCTGGGCTACTACGACGACACGCGGTTCCACCGTGTGCGCAGTGGCTACATCGCGCAGTGGGGATTGCACGGGGATTCCGCCGTGAACGCGGCGTGGAGGGGACGCTACCTCGCCGATGATGCGCCGCGATCGCGCAACGCCCGCGGCACCTTCGCGTTTTCCTACGAAGGGCCCGGGCATGAGAACACGCGCAACACGCAGATCTACGTGAACCTGGCGGATAACCCGCGCAACGACGCGGAGCCATTCACGATATTGGGCACCGTCGTGGAGGGCATGGCGGTGCTGGACAGTCTGTACAGCGGATACGGCGAGGAATCTGGCAGCGGCGTACGGCAAGGGAAACAGGGACCGCTGGAACGCGGGGGCAACGCGTTCATGGACCGTGAGTATCCGAAGCTGGATCGCATCAAGCGCGTGACCGTGACCGCGAAGTGA
- a CDS encoding DUF4349 domain-containing protein: MLRHSVRALPIALLVTLSLACGQDASVSPGQTDAQMSMAASPAPSAEVGKAVAMRGQELAAVVDASGAGGQIKTEGSAAPAIPSMIIRNGSASVQVDSLELAIIAVQKMAASFGGYVGNTSLSAGEYQLRSATLELKIPSARYDDALAGLKPIGKVESVSSTAEDVGEEFVDVSARVANAHRLEDRLITLLATRTGKLEDVLAVERELARVREEIERYEGRIRFLKSRVATSTLSVTVHERAPLVSASPGENVLVNAFKDAWRNFVHFIAAFISMLGVIIPSLVLVAVLIVGWRRWRRRGA, from the coding sequence ATGCTTCGCCATTCCGTTCGCGCGCTGCCAATTGCCCTGTTGGTCACACTCAGCCTGGCGTGCGGCCAAGATGCGTCGGTATCGCCGGGACAGACTGATGCGCAGATGTCCATGGCGGCCAGCCCCGCCCCGTCTGCCGAAGTCGGGAAAGCGGTCGCGATGCGCGGCCAGGAATTGGCGGCCGTCGTCGATGCGTCCGGTGCGGGCGGCCAGATAAAAACCGAGGGTTCCGCCGCACCGGCGATTCCCAGCATGATCATCCGCAACGGATCCGCATCGGTGCAGGTGGACTCGCTGGAGTTGGCCATCATCGCCGTGCAGAAGATGGCGGCCAGCTTTGGCGGCTACGTGGGCAATACGTCGCTGTCGGCCGGCGAATACCAACTGCGCAGCGCGACGCTGGAGCTGAAGATTCCTTCGGCGCGCTACGACGACGCGCTGGCGGGCCTCAAGCCCATCGGCAAGGTGGAGTCGGTGTCGTCGACGGCCGAAGATGTCGGCGAGGAGTTTGTGGATGTGTCGGCGCGCGTGGCCAATGCGCATCGTCTGGAAGATCGCCTGATTACGCTGCTCGCCACGCGCACCGGCAAGCTGGAGGACGTGCTGGCGGTGGAGCGCGAACTGGCCCGCGTGCGCGAGGAGATCGAGCGCTACGAGGGGCGTATTCGCTTTCTGAAATCGCGCGTGGCCACGAGTACGCTGAGCGTGACCGTGCACGAGCGCGCGCCACTGGTGAGCGCGTCACCGGGCGAGAACGTGCTCGTGAACGCTTTCAAGGATGCCTGGCGCAACTTCGTGCACTTCATTGCGGCGTTCATCTCCATGCTGGGTGTGATCATTCCGTCGCTCGTACTGGTGGCGGTGCTCATCGTGGGCTGGCGGCGCTGGCGCCGCCGAGGTGCGTGA
- a CDS encoding TerB family tellurite resistance protein, translating into MLDSIRRLIGVNTPDPAPQATGRTGDVRLAACVLLLELANADGDFSDKRQRIGEVLQRHFGVDAAGADQLMAEAAVAGRNAVDDFVFTRQVVREYSLAQRMVLAELMWQVVLADGELHGQESYLMRKLANLLQLEPAFLAEARKRSGGSAP; encoded by the coding sequence GTGCTCGACTCAATTCGACGACTGATTGGCGTCAACACGCCTGACCCGGCGCCCCAGGCTACCGGCCGCACCGGTGACGTGCGACTGGCCGCCTGTGTGCTGTTGCTGGAACTGGCCAATGCCGACGGTGACTTCAGCGATAAGCGCCAGCGCATTGGCGAGGTGCTGCAGCGCCATTTCGGCGTTGATGCCGCCGGCGCCGACCAATTGATGGCCGAAGCAGCCGTCGCCGGTCGCAATGCCGTTGACGATTTTGTCTTCACGCGGCAGGTGGTGCGCGAGTACAGTCTCGCCCAGCGCATGGTGCTGGCCGAGCTGATGTGGCAGGTGGTGCTCGCCGATGGCGAGCTGCATGGACAGGAATCGTATCTCATGCGCAAGCTGGCCAACCTGCTGCAGCTTGAACCGGCATTTCTGGCCGAAGCGCGCAAGCGGAGCGGCGGCTCAGCGCCGTAG
- a CDS encoding BON domain-containing protein, producing MTRARAVASAAALALAFAACAPKDADIKTAVTTAIAAVPGITVDVTNGVATISGEFADDAAKTSTEALVKAVKGVKSIVDNATIAPPPAPVVISEDDMLKTGVTAALKDFTTLMADVKDGVVTLTGEIKKTELPKVMQALSALHPKKIENKATVKK from the coding sequence ATGACACGCGCGCGTGCAGTGGCATCGGCCGCGGCACTCGCTCTCGCGTTCGCGGCTTGCGCTCCCAAGGATGCGGATATCAAGACGGCGGTCACCACAGCCATCGCGGCCGTACCGGGCATTACGGTAGACGTCACCAACGGCGTCGCCACGATTTCCGGAGAGTTTGCCGATGACGCCGCCAAGACATCGACGGAAGCGTTGGTCAAGGCCGTGAAAGGCGTGAAGTCGATTGTAGACAACGCCACTATCGCGCCGCCACCGGCGCCGGTGGTCATCTCCGAAGATGACATGTTGAAGACGGGCGTCACCGCCGCCTTGAAGGACTTCACCACACTGATGGCGGACGTGAAAGACGGCGTCGTGACGCTCACCGGCGAGATCAAGAAGACCGAGCTGCCGAAAGTCATGCAGGCCCTCTCGGCGCTTCACCCGAAGAAGATCGAAAACAAAGCCACCGTGAAGAAGTAG
- a CDS encoding DUF1801 domain-containing protein, with product MKAATSAPTSIDEYLAAYPPKIRAILQRIRRTVAKAAPGAEERIAYRMPSFALNGALVYFGGFKEHAGFFPPCRDATLKREAARYAGPKGNLQFRYDEPIPYELITKLVQARVRENQDRLDAKPQASLSGKAAPRPSR from the coding sequence ATGAAAGCCGCGACGTCAGCACCCACAAGCATCGACGAATACCTCGCCGCGTATCCACCAAAGATCCGCGCGATTCTCCAGCGTATTCGGCGCACTGTGGCGAAGGCCGCGCCGGGCGCCGAGGAACGCATCGCGTACCGTATGCCCAGCTTTGCGCTGAACGGCGCGCTGGTGTACTTCGGCGGGTTTAAGGAACACGCGGGGTTCTTCCCGCCGTGTCGTGACGCGACGCTCAAGCGCGAAGCCGCAAGGTACGCTGGGCCGAAAGGCAACCTGCAATTCCGCTATGACGAGCCGATCCCGTACGAGTTGATCACGAAGCTTGTGCAGGCGCGTGTGCGAGAGAACCAGGATCGACTCGACGCGAAGCCGCAGGCATCGCTGTCGGGAAAGGCAGCCCCGCGCCCATCACGCTAG
- a CDS encoding ABC transporter permease produces the protein MRDVVADLRFAARQLIKHPVFALSVLLSLALGIGVNTTVFSIASAILLRAPQAVNASELVRVYVNHHSPFTWPDYQRLKEDGRAFSRVIAETVQPVSIMTNGEPEQVTAALVSADYFAALGLQPATGRFPRIDREDRPSAVPEVVLSHRYWTRRFAADAAMIGRTVRLNDRAFRVSGVAPIGFTTAQVLWAPDVYVPLSETPTLLGKGPEVLGGGLYLTVRLASGVSRDAANARVAVLFAQVASQDSARLARQSWRVDAAVGVNAELRGPVSAASAFLLVIAIAVLLVACFNVGNLILARNAARSRELAVRVALGATRRRVIQQLLVELSLISLLGAILALLATRWSTALLVSFIPADASIHLDTGANGIVVVFTLILVAMVVAVAGLAPALQSTRVDLTAGLRDGAVGGGRRRTRLRRAFLGLQVTASTVLVACAGLFLHSLRNADDIDAGFNARDILNAPIELGRGRDAASSITVVEQLEARLRESPGVTAVTAATVAPLTGSNAETSIQRDGDDAGARHHTYYVAITPDYFATMRMPLTAGREFASSDRAGAPGVAIVNETFAKQLFPGQSPLGKRIRLDGDHEPWLEIVGVSRPIRYNSLGETPPVFLYVPFAQQADHGLNLHGVLAPGASVPGVSRRIVEALRAIDPAVPPPTVRRLTDAQRIVLLPAQLGAALTGVFGGLALLLAAVGIFGVAAFDVSQRTRELGIRSALGAPAAAILRVVLSDTVRTVLVAGAVGVTLAMALGRVLSSQLYGVSAFDPVTFVATPLLLALVAAVAALVPARRALRVDPAVALREG, from the coding sequence ATGCGCGATGTCGTCGCCGACCTGCGCTTTGCGGCGCGCCAGCTCATCAAGCACCCGGTCTTTGCGCTGAGCGTCCTGCTGTCGCTGGCGCTGGGCATCGGCGTGAATACCACCGTCTTCAGCATAGCCAGCGCCATCCTGCTGCGCGCGCCGCAGGCCGTGAATGCCAGCGAACTGGTTCGCGTGTACGTGAATCACCACAGCCCGTTCACCTGGCCGGACTACCAACGTCTCAAAGAGGACGGACGCGCATTCTCGCGAGTGATCGCGGAGACCGTTCAGCCAGTCTCCATCATGACGAACGGAGAACCTGAACAGGTGACGGCCGCGCTGGTGAGCGCCGACTATTTCGCGGCACTCGGCCTTCAACCGGCGACCGGCCGTTTCCCGCGTATCGATCGCGAAGACCGGCCGTCCGCGGTCCCCGAGGTCGTCCTCAGTCACCGGTACTGGACTCGGCGTTTCGCGGCCGATGCTGCGATGATTGGCCGCACTGTCCGCCTGAATGACCGCGCCTTTCGGGTGAGTGGAGTTGCGCCTATCGGGTTCACGACGGCGCAGGTACTATGGGCCCCGGATGTGTATGTGCCGCTGTCGGAGACGCCGACGTTGCTGGGAAAGGGTCCCGAGGTGTTGGGCGGTGGGTTGTACCTGACCGTCAGGCTCGCGTCTGGCGTCTCGCGTGACGCGGCCAATGCACGCGTGGCCGTACTGTTCGCTCAAGTCGCCTCACAAGACTCGGCGCGATTGGCGCGACAGAGCTGGCGCGTGGATGCCGCCGTGGGCGTCAACGCCGAATTGCGCGGACCCGTCAGCGCGGCGTCGGCCTTTCTGCTGGTGATCGCTATCGCGGTCCTGCTGGTCGCCTGTTTCAACGTGGGGAATCTGATTCTCGCGCGAAACGCCGCGCGCTCCCGCGAACTCGCCGTACGCGTGGCGCTTGGCGCGACTCGACGCCGTGTGATACAACAGCTGCTGGTGGAGCTCTCGCTGATTTCCCTGCTGGGCGCGATCCTGGCCCTGCTGGCGACGCGTTGGAGCACCGCGCTGCTGGTCAGTTTCATCCCGGCGGACGCCTCCATTCACCTGGACACGGGCGCCAACGGCATCGTGGTTGTATTCACGTTGATATTGGTCGCGATGGTGGTGGCCGTGGCCGGACTCGCGCCCGCCTTGCAGTCCACGCGCGTTGACCTGACCGCCGGTTTGCGAGACGGTGCCGTCGGTGGCGGTCGGCGCCGAACGCGCCTGCGACGCGCGTTTCTCGGCCTGCAGGTCACGGCCAGCACGGTGCTTGTTGCCTGCGCCGGACTTTTCCTCCACAGCTTGCGCAACGCCGACGACATCGATGCCGGATTCAATGCGCGGGACATTCTCAATGCGCCTATCGAGCTCGGCCGCGGTCGCGATGCCGCTTCCAGTATTACCGTCGTCGAACAACTCGAGGCGCGTCTACGGGAGTCGCCGGGCGTGACGGCCGTGACCGCCGCCACGGTCGCACCGCTCACCGGCAGCAATGCCGAGACGTCCATTCAACGCGATGGCGATGACGCGGGCGCCCGTCATCACACCTATTACGTGGCCATCACGCCGGACTATTTCGCCACGATGCGCATGCCACTCACGGCGGGCCGTGAATTCGCGTCATCTGATCGGGCCGGTGCTCCTGGCGTCGCCATCGTGAACGAGACATTTGCCAAACAACTGTTTCCGGGTCAGTCGCCGCTGGGCAAGCGCATTCGACTTGACGGCGACCACGAACCGTGGCTGGAAATTGTCGGCGTGTCGCGTCCCATTCGATATAACTCACTCGGTGAGACGCCGCCGGTGTTCCTGTACGTCCCGTTTGCCCAACAGGCGGACCACGGACTGAACCTGCATGGTGTGCTGGCGCCCGGGGCATCGGTGCCTGGGGTCTCGCGTCGGATCGTCGAGGCCTTGCGGGCAATTGACCCCGCCGTACCGCCACCCACAGTGCGTCGACTGACTGATGCGCAGCGGATTGTGTTGCTGCCGGCGCAACTTGGCGCAGCCCTCACTGGGGTGTTCGGTGGCCTCGCGCTGCTATTGGCCGCCGTCGGCATTTTTGGCGTGGCGGCTTTTGACGTATCGCAACGCACGCGGGAATTGGGAATTCGGTCGGCGCTGGGCGCACCAGCGGCGGCCATTCTGCGCGTGGTGCTCAGCGATACCGTGCGTACCGTCTTGGTCGCAGGAGCCGTTGGCGTAACTCTGGCCATGGCCCTGGGACGGGTGCTCTCCAGTCAATTGTACGGCGTAAGTGCCTTCGACCCGGTGACGTTTGTCGCAACCCCGCTTCTGCTTGCGCTGGTCGCGGCCGTGGCGGCGCTGGTACCCGCGCGTCGAGCCCTGCGAGTTGATCCCGCGGTGGCTCTTCGCGAGGGATAG
- a CDS encoding DinB family protein: MAETEWWQRGPVDGVPAVLQPVAHILLQVRESVHEMVPGLTEAQWNARPAGVASAAFHVRHMAGVIDRLFAYARGDALTDAQRAALKLEREPTMTLAEVPGVLAEFDARVEAAVEALKSIDPATLGEWRGIGRAQLPSTVIGCLVHGAEHSMRHVGQLSVTLRVVRDSHPH, translated from the coding sequence ATGGCGGAAACTGAATGGTGGCAACGAGGGCCGGTGGATGGCGTGCCGGCCGTGCTGCAGCCGGTGGCGCATATCCTGCTGCAGGTCCGCGAGAGCGTGCACGAAATGGTACCCGGACTTACCGAGGCGCAGTGGAACGCACGGCCAGCCGGTGTGGCGTCGGCGGCATTCCACGTTCGGCATATGGCGGGCGTCATTGATCGGTTGTTCGCGTATGCCCGCGGTGACGCGCTCACCGACGCACAACGGGCCGCGCTCAAACTCGAGCGCGAACCGACCATGACACTGGCCGAGGTGCCGGGCGTGCTGGCCGAATTCGATGCCAGGGTTGAGGCGGCGGTGGAAGCACTGAAGTCGATCGACCCCGCGACGCTGGGCGAGTGGCGTGGCATTGGGCGGGCGCAGTTACCGTCCACCGTGATTGGCTGTCTGGTACATGGGGCCGAACACAGCATGCGACATGTGGGACAGCTCTCGGTCACGCTCCGTGTAGTCAGGGACAGCCACCCGCACTAA
- a CDS encoding SH3 domain-containing protein: protein MTTLQDKYAKLITAAQASGATNLAVRTQDNVLYIDGMVPTGESKDALWTIYDSIDPDFRSGDLVLNLDVSPAAPSTRLKVTTESSNLNIRKGPGTDQPIIGKAAHHSEVTLLSKYNADWALVRSDKGEEGYCSLKYLTAL from the coding sequence ATGACAACCCTTCAGGACAAGTACGCGAAACTCATCACCGCCGCTCAGGCGAGTGGTGCCACCAATCTTGCCGTGCGCACGCAGGACAACGTGCTGTACATCGACGGCATGGTGCCAACCGGCGAGTCGAAGGACGCGCTGTGGACCATCTACGACTCGATTGATCCCGACTTCCGCAGCGGCGATCTGGTGCTGAATCTCGACGTGTCACCGGCCGCGCCGTCCACGCGTCTCAAGGTCACCACCGAAAGCTCCAATCTGAACATTCGGAAAGGCCCCGGCACCGACCAGCCCATCATCGGCAAGGCGGCCCATCATTCTGAAGTCACGCTGCTCAGCAAATACAACGCCGATTGGGCGCTGGTGCGCTCAGACAAGGGGGAAGAAGGCTACTGCTCGCTCAAGTACCTGACCGCTCTCTAG
- a CDS encoding pyridoxal-phosphate dependent enzyme — MSLPDIRPITLAEIREARARIAGTILRTPLVKLELGPGFPDVRLKLENLQPINAYKLRGTANAVAMLSDAQRAQGVWTISAGNAGQGVAYVARRAGIPCTVVAIETAPASKLDRMRALGATLITVPFDVAWKAMGERAFPGVSGAFIHPFDDHDCIAGHGTIGLEILEDEPNVSAVIASVGGGGLLTGVASALKALNPAVKVLGVEPETGAPAALSWAHGSPQEFPNWSPTFVDGAGGRAVFPRMWERMQPVVDGFVVVSLDETRRAMRIMAEKARIISEGAGALPLAAALTGKAGNGPIVAIVSGGNIDLAKFAELIGVV; from the coding sequence ATGAGTCTCCCAGACATCCGACCCATCACGCTGGCCGAGATCCGTGAAGCCCGTGCACGGATCGCCGGCACCATACTGCGGACGCCGTTGGTGAAACTCGAGTTGGGACCGGGGTTTCCCGACGTGCGACTCAAGCTCGAAAACCTGCAGCCGATCAACGCCTACAAACTGCGAGGCACCGCCAACGCTGTGGCGATGCTCAGCGATGCCCAGCGTGCCCAGGGCGTGTGGACCATCAGCGCCGGCAATGCGGGGCAGGGGGTGGCCTACGTGGCACGCCGGGCCGGGATACCATGCACGGTCGTGGCCATTGAGACGGCACCGGCTTCAAAACTGGATCGCATGCGCGCGCTTGGTGCCACCCTGATTACCGTGCCGTTCGATGTGGCATGGAAGGCGATGGGTGAGCGAGCGTTTCCCGGTGTGAGCGGGGCATTCATTCATCCGTTTGACGATCACGACTGCATTGCCGGGCACGGAACCATCGGGCTGGAGATTCTGGAGGACGAACCCAATGTTTCGGCCGTCATTGCCAGCGTCGGCGGCGGTGGACTGTTGACCGGCGTGGCCAGCGCCCTGAAGGCGCTCAACCCTGCGGTGAAGGTGCTTGGCGTTGAACCGGAAACCGGTGCGCCCGCCGCGCTGTCCTGGGCCCACGGCTCGCCGCAGGAGTTTCCCAACTGGTCGCCGACGTTCGTTGACGGTGCCGGCGGACGCGCGGTGTTTCCGCGCATGTGGGAACGCATGCAGCCCGTGGTGGACGGCTTCGTGGTGGTCAGTCTCGACGAGACCAGGCGCGCCATGCGCATCATGGCAGAGAAAGCGCGCATCATCTCCGAGGGCGCCGGGGCGCTGCCGCTTGCCGCCGCACTCACTGGCAAGGCCGGGAACGGACCGATTGTCGCCATCGTGTCGGGTGGCAATATCGATCTGGCGAAATTTGCGGAGTTGATTGGCGTGGTGTAA
- a CDS encoding paraquat-inducible protein A yields MTNRNRVAILLSLVSLALLWPGLVQPVLTIRATMQMFGATRELSNETRSVIGAIKSLHASHNDFVAGLILVFSVIIPLTKAALLIPIGLLRRSVWRYRLFRFVQTISKWSMADVFAVGMLIALLAAKGTANLSAVAGTGFYYFASYCLISNAAFQMLRIEAATTTSPAPSAAS; encoded by the coding sequence ATGACCAATCGGAACCGCGTTGCCATCCTGCTGTCGCTGGTGTCGCTCGCGCTGTTGTGGCCCGGGCTGGTTCAGCCGGTGCTCACCATTCGTGCCACCATGCAGATGTTCGGGGCCACGCGAGAGCTCTCCAACGAGACGCGCAGCGTGATTGGCGCCATCAAGAGCCTGCACGCATCGCACAACGATTTCGTGGCAGGGCTCATCCTGGTGTTCAGCGTGATCATCCCGCTCACCAAGGCGGCGTTGCTTATCCCCATCGGGTTGCTGCGTCGTTCGGTGTGGCGCTATCGGTTGTTCAGGTTTGTGCAGACCATCAGCAAGTGGTCCATGGCCGATGTGTTTGCCGTCGGCATGTTGATTGCGCTGTTGGCGGCCAAGGGCACGGCCAATCTGTCGGCGGTGGCGGGCACGGGCTTCTACTACTTCGCGTCGTACTGCCTGATTTCCAATGCGGCGTTCCAGATGCTGCGCATCGAAGCCGCAACAACTACTTCGCCGGCGCCTTCTGCGGCTTCATGA
- a CDS encoding peptidase E, producing MQRREFLVTSALGTAGALASHGSPIDSGPTLAEPAAVPSFPPIDARATRKILIAGGNFNTPFIRYMAALTGKPRPRLCYLPTASADSPEGSIAWFRNCAPLNVEPFVQESFIESLTQHQGWDEVLLSMDGIVCSGGNTLNQQAIWKAQGIDVVLRQAWDKGIVLGGASAGSLCWFEEGTTDSRPKALSIVKCLGFLKGSHSPHYDAEAGRRPLYQKLISAGDMKPGYACDNDAGIYFEDNEVKRVVSARAAAKVYYVSVVDGKINERVLTPDAIS from the coding sequence ATGCAACGTCGCGAGTTCCTTGTTACCTCGGCACTTGGCACCGCTGGCGCACTGGCGAGTCATGGGTCGCCCATCGATTCCGGTCCCACTCTCGCCGAGCCAGCCGCCGTGCCCAGTTTCCCGCCCATTGATGCGCGCGCGACCCGCAAAATCCTCATCGCCGGTGGCAACTTCAACACGCCGTTCATTCGCTATATGGCGGCACTGACCGGCAAGCCACGCCCGCGCCTCTGCTATCTGCCCACGGCGTCAGCCGACAGCCCTGAAGGGAGCATTGCCTGGTTCCGGAACTGTGCGCCGCTCAACGTCGAACCGTTCGTGCAGGAAAGCTTCATCGAAAGTCTGACGCAGCATCAGGGGTGGGATGAAGTCCTGCTGTCCATGGACGGCATCGTGTGTTCGGGCGGCAACACGCTCAATCAGCAGGCCATCTGGAAGGCACAGGGCATCGACGTCGTGCTGCGACAGGCATGGGACAAGGGCATTGTGCTGGGAGGCGCCAGCGCGGGTTCGTTGTGCTGGTTCGAGGAAGGCACCACCGACTCGCGACCGAAAGCGCTGTCGATTGTGAAGTGCCTGGGGTTCCTGAAGGGCAGTCACTCCCCGCACTACGATGCCGAGGCCGGCCGCCGGCCGCTGTACCAGAAGTTGATCAGCGCGGGCGATATGAAGCCAGGCTATGCGTGCGACAACGATGCGGGCATCTACTTCGAAGACAACGAAGTGAAACGCGTGGTGTCGGCGCGTGCGGCCGCCAAGGTGTACTACGTGAGCGTGGTGGACGGCAAGATCAACGAGCGCGTGCTCACGCCAGACGCCATCTCGTAA
- a CDS encoding DinB family protein, with product MIESLPAFLSYWSNARARTARVLDHLPASELEWSYAPGRFTFGDLFRHLAAIERFMYAENVAGRPSRYPGHAVALAPGIDNVREYLTRCHQESLAIFRELTDDALHGQCHTVAGAPITVWKWLRAMTEHEAHHRGQLYLMASMRGIAIPPLFGLTEEEVFARSTPPI from the coding sequence ATGATCGAGTCGCTCCCCGCCTTCCTGTCGTATTGGTCCAACGCCCGCGCCCGCACTGCACGGGTGCTGGACCACCTCCCGGCGTCCGAACTCGAATGGAGCTACGCGCCGGGTCGCTTCACGTTCGGCGACCTGTTCCGCCACCTGGCGGCCATCGAGCGCTTCATGTACGCGGAGAATGTCGCCGGGCGCCCCAGTCGGTATCCCGGCCACGCCGTCGCACTCGCCCCGGGCATCGACAACGTGCGCGAGTACCTGACCCGTTGTCATCAGGAGTCGCTCGCGATTTTTCGCGAGTTGACCGACGACGCGCTGCACGGCCAATGCCACACCGTGGCCGGCGCGCCCATCACCGTGTGGAAGTGGCTGCGCGCCATGACCGAGCACGAGGCCCATCACCGCGGGCAACTCTATCTCATGGCGTCCATGCGCGGCATTGCCATTCCGCCGCTCTTCGGCCTGACCGAGGAAGAAGTGTTCGCCCGGTCAACCCCGCCGATTTAG
- a CDS encoding acyl-CoA thioesterase — MERFELGIAIAPADIDELGHVNNVVYLRWVQDVAIAHWSAAATPDQQAAVAWVAVRHEIDYKHPALPGDGIMARTWVGTADSHRFERHTEILRASDRKLLAQARTLWCPISRASGKLTRVSNEIRARFSIDSATR, encoded by the coding sequence ATGGAGCGCTTTGAACTTGGCATCGCCATTGCACCCGCTGACATCGACGAATTGGGACACGTCAACAATGTCGTGTACTTGCGCTGGGTGCAGGACGTGGCCATCGCGCACTGGAGTGCGGCGGCGACACCGGACCAGCAGGCCGCCGTCGCGTGGGTGGCCGTTCGCCACGAGATTGACTACAAGCATCCCGCGCTCCCGGGCGACGGGATCATGGCGCGTACGTGGGTGGGGACGGCCGACTCGCATCGCTTTGAACGGCACACGGAAATCCTCCGCGCATCAGACCGGAAACTGCTGGCCCAGGCACGCACGCTGTGGTGCCCCATCAGTCGCGCCAGCGGCAAGCTGACTCGCGTCAGCAACGAGATTCGCGCCCGCTTCTCCATCGACTCGGCAACCCGCTGA